The Paramisgurnus dabryanus chromosome 6, PD_genome_1.1, whole genome shotgun sequence genome has a window encoding:
- the LOC141282330 gene encoding vascular cell adhesion protein 1-like: MYRNNDIILTMCIQILNAISANDAFKVELFPLKPSVPVGSALELNCRVKDCAGDASFSWSALGDNSRGGYVKDNHTVSRLIFSNILPKHSNTIVCKAYCLRKPRQKTSVVQVYSFPTAPQLARIKHFKANKVQMLSCTIHNIYPSENVKIEWIRGDETFHEEVPDKYDYENVQNFSSTFDYTPSVTDLGKNISCRATLNLTDFNMGVLSKTTTLEYGPGTIIVSSNSSIVQLGEHLEITCHADGNPQPKILWWKIGVINPIAEGQNEKLVINNASWSQAGLYECEARNEVGSLRWPVKIQVPPKSPKIQLEDGVDPSEGDNITILCSSESGPTTLKLSGKNQVVEVLNGLSVFLNLLSVTTADAGVYVCEAKNDFGVKRSIIKIKVKGELTDISTTPDLPTVIVPAVGSVSLLTAIAVLIRYIRKIRRYSVNIPMN, translated from the exons ATGTACAGAAATAACGACATTATTTTAACAATGTGCATTCAAATCCTGAATGCAATATCAG CAAATGACGCTTTTAAAGTGGAGTTGTTTCCATTAAAGCCCTCGGTTCCTGTTGGCAGTGCTCTGGAGTTAAACTGTCGCGTGAAAGATTGTGCGGGTGACGCGAGCTTCTCCTGGAGTGCTCTTGGAGACAATTCTCGCGGTGGATATGTTAAGGACAACCACACTGTTTCCCGACTGATCTTCAGCAACATCTTACCCAAACACAGTAACACAATTGTGTGCAAAGCTTATTGCTTAAGAAAACCGCGACAGAAAACCTCTGTCGTGCAGGTGTATT CATTTCCAACAGCTCCTCAGCTAGCcagaataaaacatttcaaagcaAACAAAGTACAAATGCTCAGCTGCACCATCCACAACATTTACCCctcagaaaatgttaaaattgagTGGATTCGTGGAGATGAGACCTTTCATGAGGAAGTGCCTGACAAATATGATTATGAAAATGTTCAGAATTTCTCCTCTACGTTCGACTACACTCCTTCTGTCACTGATCTGGGCAAGAATATCAGCTGTAGGGCAACACTCAATCTCACTGATTTCAATATGGGCGTTTTAAGTAAAACAACAACTCTTGAAT ATGGACCTGGAACAATTATCGTTTCCAGTAATAGCTCAATAGTACAGCTTGGGGAACATTTGGAGATAACATGTCATGCAGATGGAAACCCTCAACCAAAAATCTTGTGGTGGAAAATTGGGGTGATCAATCCCATAGCTGAGGGCCAGAATGAGAAGCTGGTAATAAACAATGCTTCCTGGTCTCAGGCAGGTCTGTACGAGTGTGAAGCAAGAAATGAGGTGGGGAGCTTACGATGGCCAGTGAAGATTCAAG TTCCTCCAAAGAGCCCTAAAATCCAGCTGGAGGATGGTGTAGACCCAAGTGAAGGAGATAACATAACCATACTCTGTTCCTCAGAGAGTGGACCAACAACACTCAAATTATCTGGAAAAAATCAAGTAGTAGAAGTGCTGAACGGGTTATCCGTGTTTTTGAACCTTTTATCTGTTACAACAGCAGATGCAGGGGTTTATGTTTGTGAAGCTAAAAATGACTTTGGGGTGAAGAGAAGCATAATCAAAATTAAAGTTAAAGGAG AACTAACGGACATTTCCACGACACCAGACCTACCAACAGTCATAGTGCCAGCTGTAGGGTCAGTGTCACTTTTGACCGCCATAGCTGTGCTGATCCGATACATTAGGAAAATCAGGAGATATTCTGTCAACATACCAATGAACTAA